Proteins found in one Leptospira bouyouniensis genomic segment:
- a CDS encoding methyl-accepting chemotaxis protein, with translation MPKKQTQNDQKSLFSRFISNDSANNSLFLLLIGIIGIQMYFGHVLVNYRIPLQFFLISILAFSFFRMIEIKKNRGHQDESKIIQTDPVLMLSGLGIDIYEYSENLLDTCSDLHKRLDSIGDHIIDLNLKIRTTGNDIDRVYQIVSQLATEEVKLMEAVGKTSEEINIMFDIVNIVIAEIQSRNETMENLVHLSQDGRKKVNDTNTTIQRISESSGNILKLIDFINGVSKQTNLLAINAAIEATHSGSEGKGFTVIADEIKNLSTLTANNAKQISKILNENVTDYKRAEKLGIESGNAFQYIAGEIHVVHGTIAEVVQSIQELKSRGGAILSKAKTLDDVAERVRDTSGEVYGEIVTINGNLDEIQALSNTIQNECEEIRSAQQDILKTTEVLRSKIQNIHRATDKILLV, from the coding sequence ATGCCAAAAAAACAAACCCAGAATGATCAAAAAAGCTTATTTTCCCGTTTCATTTCGAATGATTCTGCCAACAATAGTTTATTCCTTTTGCTAATTGGGATCATTGGAATTCAAATGTATTTCGGACATGTCCTAGTAAACTACCGAATCCCCCTACAATTTTTTTTAATTAGCATATTAGCATTCTCTTTTTTTCGAATGATCGAAATCAAAAAAAACAGAGGCCATCAAGACGAATCAAAGATAATCCAAACTGATCCAGTTCTGATGCTTTCCGGTTTAGGAATCGATATCTATGAATACTCAGAAAACCTTCTTGATACCTGCTCAGATTTACATAAGAGACTCGATTCTATCGGTGACCATATTATAGATTTAAATTTAAAAATCCGAACGACAGGAAATGATATTGATCGAGTTTACCAGATTGTTTCTCAACTTGCAACGGAGGAAGTAAAGCTAATGGAAGCAGTTGGAAAAACTTCAGAGGAAATCAATATCATGTTTGATATAGTGAATATTGTCATTGCAGAGATCCAAAGTCGGAACGAAACAATGGAAAATTTAGTCCATCTTAGCCAAGATGGAAGGAAAAAAGTAAATGATACCAATACAACCATACAAAGGATCAGTGAATCCTCAGGGAACATTCTAAAACTCATTGATTTTATCAATGGTGTTTCCAAACAAACCAACTTACTTGCAATCAATGCTGCCATTGAAGCAACTCATTCTGGTTCAGAGGGAAAAGGATTTACTGTCATTGCAGATGAAATCAAAAATTTATCAACATTGACTGCCAATAATGCAAAACAAATATCCAAAATATTAAATGAAAATGTAACAGACTACAAACGAGCGGAAAAATTAGGAATCGAATCTGGGAATGCCTTCCAATATATTGCAGGAGAGATCCATGTTGTACACGGAACCATTGCAGAAGTTGTCCAATCTATCCAAGAATTAAAATCTCGAGGGGGTGCCATTCTCTCGAAAGCAAAAACATTGGATGATGTTGCCGAAAGAGTTCGTGATACATCAGGAGAAGTTTATGGAGAGATTGTTACAATCAATGGCAATTTGGATGAAATCCAAGCTTTATCCAATACAATCCAAAATGAATGTGAAGAAATTCGTTCTGCACAACAAGATATTTTAAAAACAACTGAAGTTTTAAGATCAAAAATCCAAAACATTCATCGTGCTACTGATAAAATACTCCTAGTTTAA
- a CDS encoding YiiD C-terminal domain-containing protein, translated as MRNREILLSYQVNPLWKFLEETYGFEQAFRMFKPYEGANILPKLVDDNTMVVSMPLILSNTNYVGTHFGGSLYSMCDPFYMFLLMKNLGKDYMVWDKGANIDFVKPGEGTVTATFHLPDSEFAEIKSILQKEKKTIRTYEVLVLGEDGKTVAKITKDLYIRRLT; from the coding sequence ATGAGAAATCGAGAAATTTTACTTAGCTACCAAGTGAATCCTTTGTGGAAATTTTTAGAAGAAACATATGGATTCGAACAAGCATTTCGTATGTTCAAACCATATGAAGGAGCCAACATCCTACCGAAATTAGTGGATGATAATACAATGGTAGTTTCTATGCCTCTCATTTTATCGAATACAAATTATGTTGGAACACATTTTGGTGGTTCATTGTATTCAATGTGTGATCCTTTCTATATGTTTTTGCTGATGAAAAATCTTGGGAAGGATTATATGGTATGGGACAAAGGTGCAAATATTGACTTTGTCAAACCAGGTGAAGGGACAGTGACTGCAACGTTCCACTTACCCGATTCCGAATTCGCCGAGATCAAATCAATTTTACAAAAAGAGAAAAAAACAATTCGAACCTACGAAGTGTTGGTTCTTGGAGAAGATGGTAAAACAGTCGCAAAAATCACAAAGGATCTGTATATCCGTAGACTTACTTGA